The following are from one region of the Mycolicibacterium helvum genome:
- a CDS encoding slipin family protein yields the protein MSIRIVKQYEDGVLFRLGRVIGERAPGLRLIIPFVDVLHRISLRIVTMPIQSQGIITRDNVSVDVSAVAYFKVVDAVKSVVAIENVKAAIDQIAQTTLRKVVGQHTLDETLSETDKINLDIRAILDVTTIEWGVQVTLVELKDIQLPETMKRAMARQAEAEREKRAKIIAAEGESLAAAALGDASDTMMAHPLALQLRNLQTLVELGVDKNTTVVFPAPLMSTIAELGTFLAREGAAAIEPPPQPPIAVPKPAAAVANGTPVSGSAT from the coding sequence ATGTCGATTCGGATCGTCAAACAGTACGAGGACGGTGTGCTGTTCCGATTGGGCAGGGTGATCGGTGAGCGGGCCCCCGGTTTGCGATTGATCATCCCGTTTGTTGATGTGCTGCATCGGATTTCGTTGCGGATCGTGACGATGCCGATCCAGTCCCAGGGCATCATCACCCGCGATAACGTCAGCGTCGATGTGTCGGCAGTCGCCTACTTCAAGGTGGTCGATGCGGTGAAGTCGGTGGTGGCGATAGAGAATGTCAAGGCCGCGATCGACCAGATCGCTCAAACGACCTTGCGCAAGGTGGTCGGCCAGCACACCCTCGACGAGACGCTCTCGGAGACCGACAAGATCAACCTCGACATCCGCGCGATCCTCGATGTCACCACGATCGAGTGGGGTGTGCAGGTCACCTTGGTGGAGCTCAAGGACATTCAGTTGCCTGAGACGATGAAGCGGGCGATGGCACGCCAGGCTGAGGCAGAGCGGGAGAAGCGCGCGAAAATCATTGCTGCCGAGGGTGAATCGCTGGCTGCTGCGGCGCTGGGGGACGCTTCGGACACCATGATGGCCCATCCGCTGGCGCTGCAGCTGCGCAATCTGCAGACCCTGGTCGAGCTCGGTGTGGACAAGAACACCACGGTGGTGTTCCCGGCCCCGCTGATGTCGACGATCGCCGAACTCGGCACGTTCCTGGCCCGTGAAGGCGCTGCTGCGATTGAGCCGCCACCACAGCCACCGATTGCCGTCCCGAAACCGGCTGCGGCAGTGGCCAACGGGACGCCTGTCTCCGGGAGTGCGACGTGA
- a CDS encoding DUF4267 domain-containing protein, with protein sequence MSIDKAAVIAGSIRLASGVHFLVDPMGANKLWGEPNDPGPSARLLLRSMGYRDALIGGLLLSAGLRGRNTRGWFLASGGADAADLLGGSSVHSDLTRGQQIIGLGGAAVGIGVGLWGATRRRKPAPDVTP encoded by the coding sequence ATGTCGATCGACAAAGCCGCGGTGATCGCGGGCAGTATCCGGCTGGCCTCGGGAGTCCACTTCCTGGTGGATCCGATGGGCGCTAACAAGCTGTGGGGCGAGCCGAACGATCCCGGCCCGTCGGCGCGGTTGTTGCTGCGGTCGATGGGATACCGCGATGCGCTGATCGGCGGGTTGCTGTTGTCGGCCGGACTGCGCGGCCGTAATACCCGGGGTTGGTTCCTGGCTTCCGGTGGAGCCGATGCCGCCGATCTGCTCGGCGGGTCGAGCGTGCACAGCGACCTCACCCGCGGGCAGCAGATCATCGGACTCGGCGGTGCGGCTGTGGGTATCGGTGTCGGACTGTGGGGTGCCACCCGGCGCCGTAAGCCTGCGCCAGACGTAACCCCCTAG
- a CDS encoding CAP domain-containing protein, whose protein sequence is MHAATAASAATLVAVAGAPAAHADNNRLNNGVVANVYTVQHQAGCSTNIKKDPALTQAAEWHANDVLNDRTLDGDLGSDGSTPASRAAAAGFKGKVAQTVAINPALAINNLDVINQWYYDPAAFAIMSDCANTAIGVWSVNSLDRSVLVAVYGQPA, encoded by the coding sequence ATTCACGCGGCAACGGCAGCGAGCGCGGCAACTCTGGTTGCTGTTGCCGGCGCACCGGCCGCACACGCCGACAACAACCGCCTCAACAACGGCGTGGTCGCCAACGTCTACACCGTCCAGCATCAGGCGGGGTGCTCGACGAACATCAAGAAAGACCCCGCCCTGACGCAGGCGGCCGAGTGGCACGCCAACGATGTCCTCAATGACCGGACCCTGGACGGCGATCTCGGATCCGACGGCTCCACCCCTGCCAGCCGGGCTGCCGCAGCCGGTTTCAAGGGGAAGGTCGCCCAGACAGTGGCCATCAATCCCGCCCTGGCGATCAACAACCTTGACGTCATCAACCAGTGGTATTACGACCCCGCCGCTTTCGCGATCATGTCGGACTGCGCCAACACCGCGATCGGCGTCTGGTCGGTGAACAGCCTGGACCGCTCGGTTCTGGTGGCGGTCTACGGCCAGCCGGCTTGA
- the gap gene encoding type I glyceraldehyde-3-phosphate dehydrogenase, which produces MTIRVGVNGFGRVGRNFFRAVAAQRAAGTTDIEIIAVNDLTDNKTLAHLLKYDSILGRLPHPVSVDGQDIVVGDQRITAWSMADGPAALPWGDVGVDVVIESTGRFTAAEEARGHLHGGAKKVVVSATSKGADLTVVMGVNHRDYDGTQAVVSNASCTTNCLAPMAKVLDEAFGIERGLMTTVHAYTPDQNLQDGPHRDLRRARAAAINVVPTSTGAARAISLVLPQLEGRLDGYALRVPVPTGSATDLTATVREPATAESVNAAFAAAAEGELKGFLTYTEDPIVSSDIVTDPSSCIFDSGLTKVTGDLVKIVGWYDNEWGYSHRLVDLAGLVASTL; this is translated from the coding sequence ATGACGATCAGAGTGGGCGTGAACGGCTTTGGCCGTGTCGGCCGTAACTTCTTTCGTGCCGTAGCCGCGCAACGCGCTGCCGGCACCACCGACATCGAGATCATCGCGGTGAATGACCTCACGGACAACAAAACGCTGGCGCACCTGCTCAAGTACGACTCCATCCTCGGACGCCTGCCGCACCCCGTGTCGGTCGACGGCCAGGACATTGTGGTGGGAGACCAGCGGATCACGGCGTGGTCCATGGCTGACGGCCCGGCGGCGCTGCCATGGGGGGACGTGGGCGTGGATGTCGTCATCGAGTCCACCGGCCGGTTCACCGCCGCGGAGGAGGCCCGGGGCCACCTGCACGGTGGCGCAAAGAAAGTGGTGGTGTCAGCGACGTCGAAGGGTGCCGATCTCACCGTCGTGATGGGGGTTAACCACCGCGACTACGACGGCACGCAGGCCGTCGTATCGAACGCATCATGTACGACGAATTGCCTTGCGCCGATGGCGAAGGTGCTCGACGAGGCATTCGGAATCGAGCGCGGCCTGATGACCACCGTTCACGCCTACACCCCCGACCAGAACTTGCAGGACGGCCCGCACCGGGACCTTCGTCGGGCCCGCGCAGCGGCGATCAACGTGGTGCCGACATCCACCGGGGCCGCCCGTGCGATCAGTCTGGTGCTGCCCCAACTCGAGGGTCGCCTCGACGGATACGCGCTGCGGGTGCCGGTGCCCACCGGTTCCGCCACCGACCTCACTGCCACCGTCCGTGAGCCAGCCACCGCCGAGTCAGTCAACGCCGCGTTCGCGGCCGCCGCCGAGGGAGAGCTCAAGGGATTTCTCACCTACACCGAAGACCCCATCGTGTCCTCCGACATCGTGACCGACCCCTCATCGTGCATCTTCGACTCGGGGCTCACCAAGGTCACTGGCGACCTTGTCAAGATCGTCGGCTGGTACGACAACGAATGGGGCTACTCCCACCGCCTCGTCGACCTCGCCGGCCTGGTCGCATCGACTCTGTGA
- a CDS encoding DUF732 domain-containing protein — MAMRTAVTRLLIAGTFAAVGSLGVLSTAQPAHADNIGYLINVTVRPGYNFPNADAALAYGQGVCDQINSGVSYGQLVNTIKSDFSTNDEFQASYLISQSAQELCPAAIWQLRQSAAGYVPST, encoded by the coding sequence ATGGCAATGCGTACCGCTGTAACCCGCCTGCTGATCGCCGGCACCTTCGCCGCAGTGGGCAGCCTAGGTGTGCTGAGCACCGCACAACCGGCCCACGCCGACAACATCGGCTACCTGATCAACGTCACCGTCCGGCCGGGCTACAACTTCCCCAATGCCGACGCCGCCCTGGCTTACGGCCAGGGCGTCTGCGATCAGATCAACTCCGGGGTCAGCTACGGCCAGCTGGTCAACACCATCAAGTCCGACTTCTCCACCAACGACGAGTTCCAGGCGTCATATCTGATCAGCCAGTCCGCCCAGGAGCTCTGCCCCGCCGCGATCTGGCAGTTGCGCCAGTCCGCAGCCGGCTACGTCCCCTCCACCTAG
- the argF gene encoding ornithine carbamoyltransferase — MTALTTSRHPGSLLKELDLDKRAFLDLLDLAAELKRDKQSGSEVPRLTGRNFALIFEKASTRTRCAFEVAAHDQGAHVTYLGPDGSHIGKEESITDTGRVLGRMFDGIAFRGFTQASVEELADDAGVPVWNGLTNEWHPTQMLADIMTMTEHHRGPLEQIAYCFLGDGRNNVARSLLVTGALLGLDVRIAAPRELWPPRDVVDVAHRLAAGSGARLLVTDDVETGVGGVDFVYTDVWVSMGESTEEWARRVPLLLPYRVTEQLMQATGRSDTKFMHCLPSIHNADTDLGRRLRDQFQLVGAEVTQDVFESPTSIVFDQAANRMPTIKAVMTHAFGA; from the coding sequence ATGACAGCACTGACGACAAGCCGACACCCCGGCTCCCTACTGAAGGAGCTGGATCTGGACAAGCGCGCGTTCCTCGACTTGCTCGACCTGGCGGCCGAGCTCAAACGCGATAAACAGAGCGGGTCAGAGGTCCCGAGACTCACGGGCAGGAATTTCGCGTTGATCTTCGAAAAGGCTTCCACCCGCACGCGATGCGCATTCGAGGTCGCCGCCCATGATCAGGGGGCGCACGTGACGTACCTCGGACCCGACGGCTCCCACATCGGCAAGGAGGAGTCCATCACCGACACTGGCCGGGTGTTGGGTCGGATGTTCGACGGTATCGCGTTCCGCGGCTTCACCCAGGCCTCTGTCGAAGAGCTTGCCGACGACGCTGGGGTGCCGGTGTGGAACGGGCTCACCAACGAGTGGCACCCCACTCAGATGCTCGCCGACATCATGACGATGACCGAGCATCATCGAGGACCGCTGGAGCAGATCGCGTACTGCTTCCTTGGCGACGGCCGCAATAATGTCGCCCGCTCGTTATTGGTCACCGGCGCGTTGCTCGGGCTGGATGTTCGGATCGCCGCACCGCGGGAGCTGTGGCCACCTCGCGACGTCGTTGACGTCGCCCACCGGCTGGCCGCCGGCAGCGGTGCCCGCCTGTTGGTCACCGACGACGTCGAGACTGGGGTTGGCGGTGTCGATTTCGTCTACACCGACGTCTGGGTCAGTATGGGCGAGTCCACCGAGGAGTGGGCCAGACGAGTACCGCTGTTGCTGCCGTATCGGGTGACCGAGCAGCTCATGCAGGCAACAGGACGGTCCGACACGAAGTTCATGCATTGCCTGCCGTCGATTCACAACGCCGATACCGATCTCGGGCGCCGACTGCGCGACCAATTCCAACTCGTTGGTGCAGAGGTCACCCAGGACGTCTTCGAATCGCCCACCTCGATCGTGTTCGACCAGGCGGCGAACCGGATGCCCACCATCAAGGCGGTCATGACCCACGCATTCGGTGCGTGA
- a CDS encoding TetR/AcrR family transcriptional regulator: MTTASVPRRAPVQARSRQTVARILDAAAAIADEDGVDAVTTRAIADRAGVSYPSLYRFFADRDAILDELMEQHCAEIDARCVAAEQTWVITSIAELLNNELDLHVDYYRKHPGAAGLWMGGRTSPTVTKHVHARMQALAGRLHDILVAAGLIPVDTDPRAMLVGVEMADRMLELSYRDNNDFDEAILGIGRVALIAFGNAMASGLPS; this comes from the coding sequence ATGACCACCGCGTCGGTTCCGCGACGGGCCCCCGTTCAGGCCCGCAGCCGGCAGACTGTGGCCCGCATTCTCGATGCCGCGGCGGCCATCGCCGACGAGGATGGTGTCGACGCCGTCACCACCCGCGCGATCGCCGATCGCGCCGGGGTGTCCTATCCCTCGCTGTACCGGTTCTTCGCTGACCGCGACGCCATCCTCGACGAGCTGATGGAGCAGCACTGCGCCGAGATCGACGCTCGCTGCGTGGCCGCCGAACAGACCTGGGTGATCACCTCGATCGCCGAGCTGCTCAACAACGAACTCGACCTGCACGTCGACTACTACCGGAAGCATCCAGGCGCCGCCGGGCTGTGGATGGGCGGGCGCACCTCGCCCACTGTCACCAAACATGTCCACGCCCGGATGCAGGCCCTGGCCGGCCGGTTGCACGACATCCTGGTGGCGGCCGGATTGATTCCTGTCGACACCGACCCGCGGGCCATGCTGGTGGGCGTCGAGATGGCCGACCGCATGCTCGAGCTGTCCTACCGGGACAACAACGACTTCGACGAGGCCATCCTGGGGATCGGCCGGGTCGCGCTGATCGCGTTCGGCAACGCGATGGCCTCCGGCCTGCCGTCCTGA
- a CDS encoding plasma-membrane proton-efflux P-type ATPase, which yields MKSAPLAEVARQLGYSPEGLTAADAAKRLEQYGPNEIAEHRTNPLLTFLGYFWGPIPWMIEIAVILSGAVGHWPDFFIILLLLVANGVVGYSEERQAGNAIDALKAKLAINARVIRDGAWINQPARELVPGDVVRLRLGDIVPADARLLDGDEVEVDQSALTGESLPATRTTGDAVFSGSIVRQGEIGALVYATGTDTYFGKTAELVQDAHTVSHFQRAVLKIGNYLIILAVALVTLIVVTAIVRGDAILTTLQFALVLTVAAIPVAMPTVLSVTMAVGARVLAKKQAIVSRLVAIEELAGVDVLCADKTGTLTQNSLTLGTPFAVDGVTAATVILNGALASRADNDDPIDRAILGGLDDATALKAYTVTHFTPFDPVHKRTEATVTTADGTTFRVTKGAPQVILALATNTTAITSAADKAVDDFAARGFRSLGVARADGDDGWQFAGVLPLFDPPRDDAAATITTAGGMGVAIKMVTGDALAIAKETAAKIGLGSRILDATSLGDTKKNETATVAESIETADGFAQVFPEHKYHIIDVLQQRGHIVGMTGDGVNDAPALKKADCGIAVSGATDAARAAADIVLLTPGLSVIIDAIKESRKIFQRMNSYAIYRIAETLRVLLFMTVAILVFNFYPLTAIMIVMLALLNDGAILSIAYDNVHYRNEPEAWNMRMVLGIASVLGVLGPVAACGLFYLGDRVFDLGHPRVQTLMYLMLSVAGHLTVFLTRTRGPFWSIRPARILMIAVLGTQTLATFIAVYGLFMAPLGWKWAGFVWGYALLWFLISDRVKLLAYRILDPVRTRGDRVESARSSVT from the coding sequence TTGAAGTCGGCGCCGCTGGCCGAGGTCGCGAGACAACTTGGCTACTCGCCGGAGGGACTCACGGCGGCCGACGCCGCGAAGCGGTTGGAACAGTACGGACCCAACGAGATCGCCGAGCACAGAACCAATCCGTTGTTGACGTTCCTCGGCTATTTCTGGGGTCCGATCCCGTGGATGATCGAGATCGCGGTGATTCTGTCGGGTGCAGTGGGGCACTGGCCGGACTTCTTCATCATTCTGCTGTTACTGGTGGCCAACGGTGTCGTCGGCTACTCCGAGGAACGCCAGGCAGGCAACGCGATCGACGCGCTCAAGGCCAAGCTCGCGATCAACGCGCGCGTCATCCGCGACGGCGCGTGGATCAACCAACCGGCGCGGGAGCTGGTGCCCGGTGACGTCGTCCGACTGCGCCTGGGGGACATCGTCCCTGCCGACGCACGGCTGCTGGACGGCGACGAGGTCGAGGTCGACCAGTCAGCGCTGACCGGCGAGTCACTGCCCGCCACCCGTACCACCGGTGACGCGGTGTTCTCCGGGTCCATCGTCCGGCAAGGCGAGATCGGCGCCCTGGTCTATGCCACCGGCACCGATACCTACTTCGGCAAGACAGCCGAGCTGGTCCAGGACGCACACACCGTGAGCCACTTCCAGCGCGCCGTGCTCAAGATCGGCAACTACCTGATCATCCTGGCGGTCGCGCTGGTGACACTCATCGTCGTCACGGCCATCGTGCGCGGGGACGCGATTCTGACCACCCTGCAATTCGCCCTGGTGCTGACCGTCGCGGCGATCCCGGTGGCCATGCCCACCGTATTGTCGGTGACGATGGCCGTCGGGGCACGAGTACTCGCCAAGAAGCAAGCCATCGTCAGCAGACTGGTCGCCATCGAGGAACTCGCCGGCGTGGACGTGCTGTGCGCAGACAAAACCGGCACCCTGACCCAGAACTCACTCACGTTGGGCACCCCGTTTGCCGTCGATGGCGTCACCGCGGCCACCGTGATCCTCAACGGCGCGTTGGCTTCCCGCGCCGACAACGACGACCCCATCGACCGCGCGATCCTCGGCGGACTCGATGACGCCACGGCATTGAAGGCCTACACCGTCACCCATTTCACCCCCTTTGACCCGGTGCATAAACGCACTGAAGCCACCGTCACCACCGCCGACGGAACCACCTTCCGGGTCACCAAAGGCGCCCCGCAAGTCATCCTGGCGCTGGCCACCAACACCACAGCCATCACCTCGGCCGCCGACAAAGCCGTCGATGATTTCGCCGCACGCGGCTTCCGTTCCCTGGGTGTGGCCCGCGCCGACGGCGACGATGGCTGGCAGTTCGCCGGTGTGCTGCCGCTGTTCGACCCACCGCGCGACGACGCGGCAGCCACCATCACCACCGCAGGGGGAATGGGCGTGGCCATCAAGATGGTCACCGGCGATGCGCTGGCCATCGCCAAGGAAACCGCCGCCAAGATCGGATTGGGCAGCCGCATCCTCGACGCCACAAGCCTGGGCGACACCAAGAAGAACGAGACTGCGACCGTAGCCGAGTCTATCGAGACCGCAGACGGTTTCGCCCAGGTCTTCCCCGAGCACAAGTACCACATCATCGACGTTCTGCAGCAGCGCGGCCACATCGTGGGAATGACCGGCGACGGGGTCAACGACGCCCCCGCGCTGAAGAAGGCCGACTGCGGCATCGCCGTATCCGGGGCCACCGACGCCGCCCGCGCGGCCGCCGACATCGTATTGCTGACCCCGGGGCTGTCCGTGATCATCGACGCAATCAAAGAGAGCCGGAAAATCTTTCAGCGGATGAACAGCTACGCGATCTACCGCATCGCCGAAACGCTGCGGGTGCTGTTGTTCATGACCGTCGCCATCCTCGTGTTCAACTTCTACCCGCTGACCGCCATCATGATCGTGATGCTCGCCCTGCTCAACGACGGCGCAATCCTGTCCATCGCGTATGACAACGTGCACTACCGCAATGAGCCCGAGGCGTGGAACATGCGAATGGTGCTTGGCATCGCCAGCGTGCTGGGCGTGCTCGGGCCCGTCGCCGCATGCGGCCTGTTCTATCTGGGTGATCGGGTCTTCGACCTCGGCCATCCGCGCGTACAGACCCTGATGTACCTCATGCTCTCCGTCGCCGGGCACCTCACCGTCTTCCTGACCCGAACCCGCGGCCCGTTCTGGTCCATCCGGCCCGCCCGCATCCTGATGATCGCCGTTCTCGGCACCCAGACCCTCGCCACGTTCATCGCCGTCTACGGACTGTTCATGGCCCCACTCGGGTGGAAGTGGGCGGGGTTCGTCTGGGGGTACGCCCTGCTGTGGTTCCTCATCAGCGACCGCGTCAAACTCCTCGCCTACCGCATCCTCGACCCGGTGAGAACGCGGGGCGACCGGGTCGAAAGCGCGCGCTCGTCGGTCACGTGA
- the eno gene encoding phosphopyruvate hydratase produces MSLCISSMVAIEILDSRGRPTLRVHATLADGRSVASGVPSGASTGSREALELRDHDENRYSGLGVQQAVAHVNGPIADAVTGRPFASLDEVDDTLRGLDGTADKSRLGANAIVGASMAAAQAFALDSGLPLWRWLTPHGVIPRLPVPHFNVVNGGVHAPNALDFQEFMIAPIGAPSMPEAVRAGAEVYGRLRGVLAERGFATGLGDEGGFAPEIALPEEVLALIVRAISEAGYATGRDGVAIALDPAASEFHRDGRYTVGGESLSSQDMIERYKQMIDEFPIWSIEDGLGETDTAGWQELTGMLGGRVQLVGDDNFVTNPDLIASAVCAGIGNAALIKVNQVGTVSETLEALRVCRDSGYAAMISHRSGETDDTFIADLAVGSGCGQIKSGAPARGERVAKYNRLLEIATVVPKHPFGLLAVHR; encoded by the coding sequence ATGTCTCTGTGTATTTCGTCGATGGTGGCGATCGAGATCCTCGATTCCCGCGGCCGTCCAACCCTTCGTGTGCATGCGACGTTGGCTGACGGGCGCAGCGTGGCATCGGGGGTGCCCTCTGGGGCGTCAACCGGGAGCCGAGAGGCGCTCGAGCTGCGCGACCACGATGAGAACCGGTATTCGGGACTCGGTGTGCAGCAGGCGGTCGCGCACGTCAACGGGCCGATTGCGGATGCGGTGACGGGTCGTCCGTTCGCCTCGCTCGACGAGGTCGACGACACCCTTCGCGGGCTGGACGGCACTGCGGACAAGTCGCGGTTGGGCGCCAACGCGATAGTGGGCGCGTCGATGGCCGCTGCTCAGGCGTTTGCGCTCGATTCGGGACTGCCGCTGTGGCGGTGGCTGACTCCGCACGGGGTGATTCCGCGGCTTCCGGTGCCCCATTTCAACGTTGTCAACGGGGGTGTACACGCACCGAACGCCCTCGATTTTCAGGAGTTCATGATCGCGCCCATTGGTGCGCCGTCGATGCCGGAAGCTGTGCGTGCTGGCGCCGAGGTGTATGGACGGCTGCGTGGGGTACTGGCCGAGCGGGGTTTTGCGACCGGCTTGGGGGATGAGGGTGGTTTTGCGCCGGAGATCGCTTTGCCAGAGGAGGTTTTAGCGCTGATCGTGCGCGCCATCAGCGAAGCCGGTTACGCCACCGGGCGCGACGGCGTCGCGATCGCCCTCGATCCGGCCGCAAGCGAGTTTCACCGCGACGGCCGCTATACGGTGGGCGGTGAATCGTTGTCGAGCCAGGACATGATCGAACGCTACAAGCAGATGATCGACGAGTTCCCTATCTGGAGCATCGAGGATGGTCTCGGCGAGACCGACACAGCGGGCTGGCAGGAGCTCACCGGCATGCTCGGCGGCCGCGTTCAATTGGTGGGGGACGACAATTTCGTCACGAACCCGGACTTGATCGCGTCCGCCGTGTGCGCCGGCATCGGGAACGCGGCCCTGATCAAGGTCAATCAAGTCGGCACCGTGTCGGAAACCCTTGAGGCGCTTCGGGTATGCCGGGATTCCGGCTACGCCGCGATGATCTCGCACCGTTCGGGCGAGACGGATGACACGTTCATCGCTGATCTGGCTGTCGGTTCAGGATGTGGCCAGATCAAGTCCGGCGCGCCGGCGCGCGGGGAGCGGGTGGCGAAATACAACCGACTTCTCGAGATCGCAACCGTCGTCCCGAAGCACCCGTTCGGGTTGCTCGCTGTACACCGCTGA
- a CDS encoding carbamate kinase: MTVRIVIALGGNALLARGESPDAGIQLKHVRVAAEAIAPLAASHDVLICHGNGPQVGLLALESETDPALNCPYPLDDLVAQTQGMIGYWLAQALRNAGVGKPIVAMVTQTLVDSADPAFSAPTKFVGPGYPRERARELADVHGWTIAADGGRWRRVVASPEPHRIIEQHSITALLDSGIVVIAGGGGGAPVAEDTAGALRGVEAVVDKDYVAALLGIAVGAQRLMVLTDVAGVMINYGTPQSAQLTEVDLHELANMQFPAGSMGPKTEACRRFVSATGKPATIGALDDAPALFAGTAGTTIRLRREPSRNRN; encoded by the coding sequence GTGACGGTGCGAATCGTCATCGCGTTGGGGGGCAACGCTCTGCTTGCGCGCGGGGAGAGCCCGGACGCCGGCATCCAGCTCAAACACGTGCGCGTCGCCGCCGAGGCGATTGCGCCGTTGGCGGCCAGCCACGATGTACTCATCTGCCACGGCAACGGCCCCCAGGTCGGCTTGCTGGCGTTGGAAAGCGAAACCGACCCTGCCCTGAACTGCCCCTACCCGCTGGATGACCTCGTCGCGCAGACCCAGGGAATGATCGGCTACTGGCTCGCGCAGGCCCTGCGCAATGCGGGGGTGGGCAAGCCGATCGTGGCCATGGTCACCCAAACGCTGGTCGATTCAGCCGACCCGGCGTTCAGCGCTCCGACCAAGTTTGTCGGCCCCGGTTATCCGCGGGAGCGGGCCCGGGAGTTGGCCGACGTGCACGGCTGGACGATCGCCGCCGACGGCGGTCGGTGGCGCCGGGTCGTGGCCTCACCCGAACCGCACCGCATCATCGAGCAACACTCCATCACCGCACTGCTCGACAGCGGAATTGTGGTGATTGCCGGCGGCGGTGGCGGCGCCCCCGTGGCCGAAGACACCGCCGGTGCGCTAAGAGGTGTCGAAGCGGTTGTGGACAAGGATTACGTCGCGGCATTGCTTGGCATCGCCGTCGGCGCTCAGCGCCTGATGGTCCTGACCGACGTCGCGGGCGTCATGATCAATTACGGCACGCCACAATCCGCGCAACTGACAGAGGTCGATCTGCACGAGCTGGCCAACATGCAGTTCCCGGCCGGGTCGATGGGGCCCAAGACCGAGGCCTGCCGCCGCTTCGTCTCCGCGACCGGAAAGCCGGCAACAATCGGGGCTCTGGATGACGCGCCAGCCTTGTTCGCGGGCACCGCCGGCACCACCATTCGTCTAAGACGGGAGCCGTCCCGCAATCGCAACTAA